The following proteins come from a genomic window of Paenibacillus spongiae:
- the rplA gene encoding 50S ribosomal protein L1 — protein sequence MAKHGKKYQEAAKLINPEATYEAAEAIELVKKAASAKFDETVEAAVRLGVDPKKQDQAVRGVVVLPHGTGKTQRVLVFAKGEKAKEAEAAGADFVGDADVINKIQQGWFEFDVCVATPDMMAEVGKLGRILGGKGLMPNPKAGTVTFDVSKAVKEIKAGKIEYRLDRAGQIHAPIGKVSFTAEQLNENLRSLIEALNRAKPAAAKGIYLKNIAVSSTMGPSARVNAVVFR from the coding sequence ATGGCTAAACACGGCAAGAAGTATCAAGAAGCCGCGAAGCTGATCAACCCTGAAGCGACTTACGAAGCTGCAGAAGCGATCGAGCTCGTGAAGAAAGCCGCATCGGCGAAATTCGACGAAACAGTTGAAGCGGCTGTGCGTCTCGGCGTAGATCCGAAGAAGCAAGACCAAGCGGTGCGTGGGGTTGTCGTACTTCCGCACGGCACAGGCAAAACTCAACGCGTACTCGTTTTTGCAAAAGGCGAGAAAGCGAAAGAGGCAGAAGCAGCTGGCGCTGACTTTGTCGGCGATGCTGATGTGATCAACAAAATCCAACAAGGCTGGTTCGAGTTCGACGTTTGCGTCGCTACGCCGGACATGATGGCTGAAGTTGGTAAGCTCGGACGTATTCTCGGCGGTAAAGGTCTTATGCCGAACCCTAAAGCGGGTACCGTAACGTTCGACGTTTCCAAAGCGGTTAAAGAAATCAAGGCCGGTAAGATTGAGTACCGTCTTGACAGAGCAGGACAAATTCACGCGCCAATTGGTAAAGTATCCTTCACTGCCGAGCAGTTGAACGAAAACCTTCGTTCCCTGATCGAAGCGCTGAACCGTGCTAAACCAGCTGCTGCTAAAGGAATTTACCTGAAGAACATCGCCGTATCCTCCACGATGGGCCCAAGCGCTCGCGTGAACGCAGTTGTATTCCGCTAA
- the rplK gene encoding 50S ribosomal protein L11, producing the protein MAKKVIKLVKLQVPAGKANPAPPIGPALGQAGVNIMAFCKEFNARTADQAGLIIPVVITVFEDRSFTFETKTPPAAVLLRVAAKIDKGSGEPNKKKVATVKRDKVREIAETKMPDLNAASVEAAMRMVEGTARSMGVVIED; encoded by the coding sequence ATGGCAAAAAAGGTCATCAAGTTAGTTAAACTGCAAGTTCCTGCAGGCAAAGCGAATCCGGCTCCGCCGATCGGTCCTGCTCTGGGTCAAGCGGGTGTAAACATCATGGCGTTCTGTAAAGAGTTTAACGCTCGTACAGCCGACCAAGCCGGATTGATTATTCCGGTTGTGATCACCGTGTTTGAAGACCGTTCCTTCACGTTCGAAACAAAAACGCCACCGGCTGCTGTTCTCCTTCGCGTTGCTGCGAAGATTGACAAAGGGTCAGGCGAACCGAACAAGAAGAAGGTCGCTACTGTGAAACGTGACAAAGTTCGCGAAATCGCAGAAACCAAAATGCCTGACCTGAACGCTGCATCCGTGGAAGCGGCAATGCGTATGGTCGAAGGTACTGCTCGCAGCATGGGCGTTGTCATCGAAGACTAA
- the nusG gene encoding transcription termination/antitermination protein NusG — protein MEKRWYVVHTYSGYENKVKANLEKRVESMGMEDKIFRVLVPMEEEVVNKDGKKKTVMRKVYPGYVLVEMVQTDDSWYVVRNTPGVTGFVGSTGSGSKPTALLPDEVEQILKHMGMEEPKPKIEFDLKETVRVKVGPFANFVGTVEEILLDKSKLKVHVNMFGRETPLELDYTQVEKI, from the coding sequence ATGGAAAAAAGATGGTACGTTGTGCATACTTACTCTGGCTATGAGAACAAGGTGAAAGCCAACCTCGAGAAGCGGGTTGAATCCATGGGCATGGAAGATAAGATCTTTCGCGTTCTCGTTCCGATGGAAGAAGAAGTGGTAAACAAAGACGGCAAGAAAAAAACCGTCATGCGTAAAGTTTACCCCGGCTACGTCCTGGTGGAGATGGTTCAAACCGATGATTCCTGGTATGTCGTTCGTAATACGCCAGGCGTGACTGGATTCGTAGGATCGACCGGATCCGGCTCGAAACCGACTGCGCTATTGCCCGATGAAGTGGAGCAAATCCTCAAGCATATGGGTATGGAGGAACCGAAGCCGAAGATCGAGTTCGATCTGAAAGAAACCGTCCGCGTAAAAGTAGGTCCATTCGCTAACTTTGTCGGCACGGTAGAAGAAATTCTGCTAGACAAGAGCAAACTGAAGGTACATGTTAATATGTTTGGCAGGGAAACCCCGCTTGAGCTGGATTATACTCAGGTGGAGAAGATATAA
- the secE gene encoding preprotein translocase subunit SecE codes for MAFLAKVKQSFGSTFSFFSESFAELKKVRWPSRKELTSYTLVVLFTIVLVTVYFWVLDIGISSLVELIV; via the coding sequence GTGGCATTTCTAGCTAAGGTGAAGCAAAGCTTCGGATCGACGTTTTCCTTTTTCTCCGAGAGCTTCGCGGAATTGAAGAAAGTCCGCTGGCCAAGCCGTAAAGAGTTGACAAGCTACACGCTCGTCGTTCTGTTCACGATCGTGCTTGTGACTGTTTACTTTTGGGTTCTTGACATCGGGATCTCCAGTTTGGTCGAACTGATCGTTTAA
- the rpmG gene encoding 50S ribosomal protein L33 yields the protein MRVIITLACTNCKQRNYASSKNKRNHPDRIEMKKFCKFCNEHTPHRETR from the coding sequence ATGCGGGTTATTATTACGTTGGCTTGCACGAATTGCAAACAAAGAAACTACGCAAGCAGCAAGAACAAACGCAATCACCCCGACCGCATCGAGATGAAGAAGTTTTGCAAGTTTTGTAACGAGCATACTCCTCATCGCGAGACGAGATAG
- the sigH gene encoding RNA polymerase sporulation sigma factor SigH, which yields MSIDLKEWKMLDYDCRTDEDIVEAVREGDGEALEYLINKYKNFVRAKARSYFLIGADREDIVQEGMIGLYKSIRDFKGDKLASFKAFAELCITRQIITAIKTATRQKHIPLNSYVSLDKPIYDEDSDRTLLDVICGTRVSDPEELIINQEEFVGLEDKMSEILSDLERKVLMLYLDGRSYQEIAVDLDRHVKSIDNALQRVKRKLERYLEVRNITG from the coding sequence GTGAGCATCGACCTCAAAGAATGGAAAATGCTGGACTATGACTGCAGAACGGACGAAGACATAGTTGAAGCGGTTCGCGAGGGTGACGGCGAAGCGCTGGAGTATTTAATTAATAAGTATAAGAACTTTGTCCGTGCTAAAGCTCGTTCCTATTTCCTGATCGGGGCCGATCGCGAAGATATTGTGCAGGAAGGCATGATAGGCCTGTACAAGTCGATACGGGATTTTAAAGGAGACAAGCTTGCTTCGTTCAAAGCATTCGCTGAGCTGTGCATAACCCGTCAGATCATAACGGCCATCAAGACGGCGACGCGGCAGAAGCACATTCCCCTGAATTCATACGTATCTTTGGACAAGCCCATTTACGATGAGGATTCCGATCGCACCCTGTTGGACGTTATTTGCGGTACGCGGGTATCGGACCCCGAAGAATTGATTATTAATCAAGAAGAATTTGTCGGTCTGGAAGACAAGATGTCGGAGATATTGAGCGACTTGGAACGCAAGGTGCTCATGCTCTATTTGGACGGCCGTTCTTATCAAGAGATCGCTGTTGATCTGGATCGTCATGTGAAATCGATTGATAACGCACTGCAGCGGGTGAAGCGTAAGCTGGAACGTTATTTGGAAGTGCGCAATATAACCGGCTGA
- a CDS encoding NYN domain-containing protein: protein MRRREDALLVDGYNMIGAWPELARLKEKSLEEARDRLLEMLADYQGFSGMQIVVVFDAHQVPGVGSSFKQYRVSVVFTKEKETADACIERLASEMAMRSRNLYVATSDQVEQRVAFGKGALRISARELLIDIGQNRKEIEKVLERPKNKRNELDNNLSLDVRMKLERWRRGQN, encoded by the coding sequence ATGCGCCGTCGTGAAGACGCGCTGCTGGTAGACGGATACAACATGATCGGTGCTTGGCCAGAATTAGCGCGGCTAAAAGAGAAGAGTCTGGAGGAGGCGCGGGACAGGCTGCTTGAGATGTTGGCCGATTATCAAGGCTTCTCCGGCATGCAAATCGTCGTGGTCTTCGATGCTCACCAAGTGCCGGGAGTGGGGTCCAGCTTCAAACAGTACCGGGTCAGCGTCGTGTTTACGAAGGAGAAGGAGACGGCGGATGCCTGCATCGAACGGCTGGCGTCCGAAATGGCCATGAGGAGCCGCAATTTGTACGTGGCTACCTCCGACCAGGTCGAGCAGCGGGTAGCGTTCGGCAAGGGAGCGCTCCGGATATCAGCCCGCGAGCTGCTCATAGACATCGGCCAGAATCGGAAGGAAATCGAGAAGGTGCTGGAGCGTCCGAAGAACAAACGCAATGAGCTCGATAACAATTTGAGTTTGGATGTGAGAATGAAGCTGGAGCGGTGGCGAAGGGGCCAAAATTAA
- the rlmB gene encoding 23S rRNA (guanosine(2251)-2'-O)-methyltransferase RlmB: MTERDEQEWIAGKHPVMEALRSGREINKIWIAEQAQKGLVPILAEAKKAGIIVQVVDKRKLDQMVDGGAAHQGIVAQAAAYRYFEVDELLDRARESGEMPFLILLDEIEDPHNLGSILRTAECTGVHGVIIPKRRSASLTATVSKTSAGAVEYVPVARVTNLAQTIDRLKEEGIWIAGADVGAKQDVYESSTNLDMPLAVVIGNESKGIGRLIREKCDFLVKLPMHGQLNSLNASVAAGVLMYEVVRQRRSR, encoded by the coding sequence ATGACTGAGCGGGACGAGCAAGAATGGATTGCGGGCAAACACCCTGTCATGGAAGCACTTCGCTCCGGACGGGAAATCAACAAAATATGGATCGCCGAGCAGGCACAGAAAGGTCTGGTGCCCATCCTTGCGGAAGCCAAGAAAGCCGGCATTATCGTGCAGGTTGTCGATAAACGGAAGCTCGACCAGATGGTCGACGGCGGGGCGGCTCACCAGGGGATCGTGGCGCAAGCGGCGGCATACCGGTATTTTGAGGTGGACGAGCTGTTGGACCGGGCGCGTGAAAGCGGAGAAATGCCGTTCCTGATTCTGCTGGACGAAATCGAAGATCCGCATAACTTGGGGTCGATTCTTCGTACGGCCGAGTGTACGGGGGTGCACGGAGTGATCATTCCGAAGCGCAGGTCTGCTTCTCTGACGGCAACCGTATCGAAGACATCGGCTGGCGCGGTGGAATATGTGCCGGTGGCGCGCGTCACGAATTTGGCGCAGACGATAGACCGGCTGAAGGAAGAAGGCATCTGGATCGCGGGTGCCGATGTCGGAGCGAAGCAGGACGTCTATGAATCGTCGACCAACCTGGATATGCCGCTGGCGGTTGTGATCGGGAACGAGAGCAAGGGAATAGGCCGGCTTATTCGCGAGAAGTGCGATTTCTTGGTGAAGCTGCCTATGCACGGCCAATTGAATTCGCTCAATGCGTCTGTCGCGGCAGGCGTCTTAATGTACGAAGTGGTGCGGCAGCGGCGGAGTCGTTAA
- a CDS encoding Mini-ribonuclease 3 yields MDGSVEEMAAGLLFHAPAKPPNLLNPVVLAYIGDAVFELMVRQYLVSLPNHKSHHLHKEATLFVSAKAQKSLLDKWQPLLSEEEADIVRRGRNTKSGTPPKNADPGDYRHATALECLVGYLYYTKQNARLRQLMAVAFENRI; encoded by the coding sequence ATGGACGGATCTGTGGAAGAAATGGCTGCCGGCCTCTTGTTTCATGCGCCGGCAAAGCCGCCGAATTTATTAAATCCGGTCGTCCTTGCTTATATCGGCGATGCGGTATTCGAGCTGATGGTGAGACAGTATTTGGTCTCGCTGCCGAATCATAAATCCCACCATCTGCATAAAGAAGCGACGTTATTCGTATCCGCCAAAGCCCAGAAGAGCCTGCTCGATAAATGGCAGCCGCTGCTCTCTGAGGAAGAGGCGGATATCGTAAGGCGGGGGCGAAATACGAAGTCGGGGACCCCGCCGAAGAATGCCGATCCCGGGGATTATCGCCATGCTACGGCACTGGAATGCCTGGTCGGCTATTTGTACTATACGAAACAGAACGCGAGGCTGCGGCAATTAATGGCGGTTGCCTTCGAGAATCGGATCTAA
- the cysS gene encoding cysteine--tRNA ligase — protein sequence MTLHIYNTMSREKEAFVPLEPGKVKMYVCGPTVYDYIHIGNARPVIFFDVVRRYLESTGYDVNYIVNFTDVDDKLIRKAEQLGTTVPEVADRFITAFNENIEGLGVRKATLNPRVTDHIPEIIAFIEALVAKDYAYASGGDVYFRTNKFEDYGKLSHQNMDELQLGIRIEVDERKENGQDFVLWKAAKPGEIYWDSPWGAGRPGWHIECSAMARKYLGNTLDIHGGGHDLQFPHHECEVAQSESLSGEPLARYWMHNGYIHINNEKMSKSLGNGITVNELLKRAKPAAIRYFMLSSHYRSPLNFNEDTIAQSESSVMRMANCLGNLKHRLSSAGNAADEDLQAMQKRMDEIKAQFNAKMDDDFNTPDAITALFELISEANQYLQKPVVTKQGLQSFIDALESIDAVLGLLPVHASQEAGLPDAEIEALIVERVEARKAKNWARADEIRDLLSEQGIVLEDTPQGLRWKRK from the coding sequence ATGACCTTGCACATTTATAATACGATGTCCCGGGAGAAGGAAGCGTTTGTCCCGCTTGAGCCGGGGAAAGTCAAGATGTATGTCTGCGGACCGACGGTTTACGACTATATTCATATCGGGAATGCGCGGCCGGTCATCTTCTTCGATGTCGTTCGCCGTTATCTGGAATCGACAGGCTACGACGTGAATTATATTGTCAATTTCACGGATGTCGACGATAAGCTGATTCGCAAGGCGGAGCAGCTCGGTACGACCGTCCCTGAGGTTGCGGATCGATTCATTACGGCGTTTAACGAGAATATCGAAGGGCTTGGCGTGCGTAAGGCGACATTGAATCCGCGGGTAACCGACCATATACCGGAGATTATTGCGTTTATCGAAGCGCTGGTGGCGAAGGATTATGCCTACGCCAGCGGCGGCGACGTCTACTTCCGTACCAACAAGTTCGAAGATTACGGCAAGCTGTCCCATCAGAACATGGATGAGCTGCAGCTTGGGATCCGGATTGAAGTGGATGAACGCAAGGAGAATGGCCAGGATTTCGTCCTATGGAAGGCGGCGAAGCCAGGCGAGATTTATTGGGATAGCCCATGGGGAGCGGGACGCCCGGGCTGGCATATCGAGTGCTCGGCAATGGCGCGCAAATATTTGGGCAATACGCTGGATATCCATGGCGGGGGCCATGACCTTCAATTTCCGCATCATGAGTGCGAAGTGGCGCAATCCGAATCGCTGAGCGGCGAGCCGCTTGCGCGTTATTGGATGCATAATGGGTATATTCATATTAACAATGAAAAAATGTCCAAATCGCTCGGCAATGGAATTACCGTTAACGAGCTGTTGAAACGCGCAAAGCCGGCTGCAATCCGCTATTTCATGCTGTCGTCGCATTATCGCAGTCCTCTGAATTTCAATGAAGATACCATTGCGCAGTCGGAAAGCAGCGTAATGCGAATGGCGAACTGCCTGGGCAATCTGAAGCATCGCCTATCATCGGCCGGTAACGCGGCTGACGAGGACTTACAGGCTATGCAGAAGCGTATGGACGAAATCAAGGCGCAATTCAATGCCAAGATGGATGACGACTTCAATACGCCGGATGCGATTACCGCGCTATTCGAGCTGATTAGCGAAGCGAATCAATATTTGCAGAAGCCCGTCGTTACGAAGCAGGGGCTTCAAAGCTTTATCGATGCGCTGGAATCGATCGATGCCGTCCTTGGCCTGCTGCCGGTGCACGCGTCGCAAGAAGCGGGGCTGCCGGACGCGGAGATCGAGGCGCTCATTGTCGAGAGAGTTGAAGCGCGCAAAGCGAAAAATTGGGCGAGGGCGGATGAAATCCGGGATCTCCTCTCCGAGCAAGGAATCGTGCTTGAGGATACGCCTCAAGGGCTTCGTTGGAAACGCAAATGA
- the cysE gene encoding serine O-acetyltransferase, giving the protein MFGHMKSDIETVFDNDPAARSKFEVVFTYSGLHAIWAHRVAHGFYKRRWFTVARVISQISRFFTGIEIHPGARIGQRLFIDHGMGVVIGETCEIGNNVVIYQGVTLGGTGKEKGKRHPTIGDNVVIGSGSKVLGSFTVGDNVNIGSNAVVLREVPSNSTVVGNPGRVVKRNGERVNDRLDHTQLPDPVIDLLRDMQQQLDDLKKELKRERNKEPIAGGEPRI; this is encoded by the coding sequence ATGTTTGGCCATATGAAGTCCGATATCGAGACCGTGTTCGACAATGATCCCGCGGCCAGAAGCAAATTTGAAGTTGTATTTACTTACTCGGGTCTTCATGCGATCTGGGCTCATCGCGTCGCACATGGGTTCTACAAGCGGCGATGGTTCACGGTCGCACGAGTGATCTCCCAGATCAGCCGGTTTTTCACGGGCATTGAAATTCATCCCGGCGCCAGGATCGGCCAGCGGCTGTTCATCGATCACGGGATGGGGGTCGTCATCGGCGAAACATGCGAAATCGGCAATAATGTTGTCATTTATCAAGGGGTAACGCTGGGCGGAACGGGTAAAGAAAAGGGTAAGCGCCATCCGACGATCGGCGATAATGTGGTCATCGGCTCAGGCTCCAAGGTGCTTGGATCCTTCACGGTGGGGGATAATGTAAATATTGGCTCGAACGCGGTTGTCCTTCGCGAAGTGCCTTCGAACAGCACGGTTGTCGGCAACCCCGGACGGGTGGTCAAACGGAACGGCGAGCGCGTGAACGACCGGCTGGACCATACGCAGCTGCCTGACCCCGTTATCGACCTGCTGCGGGATATGCAGCAGCAGCTCGACGATCTGAAGAAGGAATTGAAAAGAGAACGTAACAAAGAACCTATTGCTGGGGGAGAACCGAGAATATGA
- the gltX gene encoding glutamate--tRNA ligase has product MSDQIRVRYAPSPTGHLHIGNARTALFNYLFARSRGGKFIIRIEDTDVKRNIAGGEESQLTYLKWLGIDWDESVDIGGGYGPYRQMERLDLYRSYWQDLLDRGLAYKCYCTEQELEQEREEQTARGEMPQYSGKHRNLTIEQQQAFEAEGRIPSIRFRVPDGKTYTFNDMVKGSISFESEGFGDFVIVKKDGIPTYNFAVAVDDHLMAISHVLRGEDHISNTPRQLMIYEAFGWEPPQFGHMTLIVNENRKKLSKRDESIIQFIEQYDALGYLPEAMFNFITLLGWSPEGEQEIFTREELIQVFDPGRLSKSPAVFDASKLSWMNNEYMKKLELPRLLDLCLPHLQKAGRLPEELDESGRAWAGALAALYQDKLRAASDIVPLTELFFQAEVTEVEEEAKLVLAEEQVPAVLGAFADLVKAMESFEVEGIKSAVKAVQQATGCKGKQLFMPIRAALTGQTHGPDLNQTIALLGKEKVLERLQALIG; this is encoded by the coding sequence ATGTCAGATCAAATTCGGGTCCGGTATGCCCCTTCCCCAACGGGTCATCTACATATCGGCAATGCAAGGACGGCGTTATTCAATTATTTGTTTGCCCGCAGCCGCGGCGGCAAATTTATTATACGGATTGAAGATACCGATGTGAAGCGGAACATCGCAGGCGGCGAAGAAAGCCAGCTTACTTACTTGAAATGGCTGGGCATCGATTGGGATGAAAGTGTCGATATCGGCGGGGGATACGGTCCATACCGCCAAATGGAGCGGCTTGATCTGTACCGCAGCTATTGGCAGGATCTGCTCGACCGCGGACTGGCCTATAAGTGCTATTGTACGGAGCAGGAGCTCGAGCAGGAGCGGGAGGAGCAAACGGCGCGCGGCGAGATGCCGCAGTATTCCGGTAAGCACCGCAATCTGACGATCGAACAGCAGCAAGCGTTCGAGGCCGAAGGACGCATACCGAGCATACGCTTCCGCGTTCCGGACGGTAAGACCTATACGTTCAATGATATGGTGAAAGGGTCGATCAGCTTCGAGTCCGAAGGCTTCGGCGACTTTGTCATCGTGAAGAAGGACGGCATTCCAACATATAATTTTGCCGTGGCGGTAGACGATCATTTGATGGCGATCAGCCACGTGCTGCGCGGCGAGGATCATATTTCGAACACGCCTCGCCAGCTTATGATCTATGAAGCGTTCGGATGGGAGCCGCCTCAGTTCGGCCATATGACGCTGATCGTGAATGAGAACCGCAAGAAGCTCAGCAAACGGGACGAATCGATCATTCAATTTATCGAACAATACGATGCGCTAGGGTACTTGCCTGAGGCGATGTTTAATTTCATTACGCTGCTCGGCTGGTCGCCTGAGGGCGAACAGGAAATCTTCACGCGCGAAGAGCTGATTCAAGTATTCGATCCGGGACGCTTGAGCAAGAGCCCGGCCGTCTTCGATGCGAGCAAGCTAAGTTGGATGAACAACGAGTATATGAAGAAGCTGGAGCTGCCGCGCTTGCTCGATCTTTGTTTGCCGCATCTGCAGAAGGCCGGCCGGCTGCCTGAGGAGTTGGATGAGAGCGGCCGTGCATGGGCAGGCGCACTCGCAGCGTTGTACCAGGACAAGCTGCGCGCTGCCTCGGACATCGTGCCGTTGACGGAGCTCTTCTTCCAAGCTGAAGTAACCGAGGTGGAGGAGGAAGCGAAGCTTGTGCTTGCGGAGGAGCAGGTACCGGCTGTTCTCGGCGCCTTCGCGGATCTTGTGAAAGCGATGGAGAGCTTCGAGGTTGAAGGCATCAAGTCGGCAGTCAAGGCCGTTCAACAGGCTACGGGCTGCAAAGGGAAACAGCTGTTCATGCCCATTCGGGCGGCTCTGACCGGGCAAACGCACGGTCCGGATCTTAACCAGACGATCGCGCTTCTGGGCAAGGAGAAAGTTCTTGAGCGTCTGCAGGCGTTAATAGGCTAA
- the ispF gene encoding 2-C-methyl-D-erythritol 2,4-cyclodiphosphate synthase — protein sequence MIRVGQGFDVHQLVEGRPCIIGGVTIPYEKGLLGHSDADVLLHAVTDAILGALGLGDIGKHFPDTDPQHKDADSLKLLLQVWELAKERGYKLGNIDSTIIAQRPKMAPYIPQMAEVIARALEADELSQVNVKATTTEQLGFTGRGEGIAAQSVVCLVKAVL from the coding sequence ATGATTCGCGTAGGACAAGGATTTGATGTGCACCAGTTAGTAGAAGGACGGCCATGTATTATCGGCGGGGTCACGATCCCGTATGAGAAAGGGCTGCTCGGACACTCCGATGCGGACGTCCTGCTTCATGCGGTGACCGATGCGATATTGGGGGCGCTGGGACTTGGGGATATCGGCAAGCATTTTCCCGATACGGACCCTCAGCATAAGGATGCGGACAGCTTGAAGCTGCTTCTTCAAGTATGGGAGTTGGCCAAGGAGCGGGGCTACAAGCTCGGCAACATCGATTCGACCATTATCGCGCAGCGTCCGAAGATGGCTCCGTATATTCCGCAGATGGCGGAAGTAATTGCGCGTGCGCTGGAGGCGGATGAGCTGTCCCAGGTGAATGTAAAAGCGACGACGACGGAGCAGCTCGGATTTACCGGCCGGGGCGAAGGAATTGCGGCACAATCGGTTGTCTGTCTCGTAAAAGCTGTGCTATGA
- the ispD gene encoding 2-C-methyl-D-erythritol 4-phosphate cytidylyltransferase encodes MKAEWGVVVVAAGRGTRMGSAESKQYLLLRDKPIVVHTLERFESMDEVAEIVVVVGAHDVERVDALVNEYGLSKVKAVVSGGSERQHSVSRGLLAMNSEWVMVHDGVRPLVTGDAVRACMTEAKRSQAAVLAVPVKDTIKQVDENGVIVATPDRRSLWAIQTPQAFRRSLLLEAHERAEAEGFLGTDDAVVVERFGGVPVTVAEGEYTNIKITTPDDLPYAEFLLAQREE; translated from the coding sequence ATGAAGGCTGAATGGGGCGTCGTCGTCGTGGCGGCTGGGCGCGGAACGCGAATGGGCAGTGCAGAGAGCAAACAATACTTGCTGCTTCGGGACAAGCCCATCGTGGTTCACACGCTTGAGCGCTTTGAGTCGATGGACGAGGTCGCCGAAATCGTGGTTGTTGTCGGTGCGCATGATGTCGAGCGCGTCGACGCGCTTGTGAACGAATACGGACTAAGCAAGGTTAAGGCGGTCGTATCCGGCGGCAGCGAAAGGCAGCATTCCGTAAGCCGGGGCCTTCTGGCGATGAATAGCGAATGGGTGATGGTCCATGACGGCGTTCGTCCGCTCGTAACGGGCGATGCGGTGCGCGCTTGCATGACGGAAGCGAAGCGTTCGCAAGCCGCGGTATTGGCGGTGCCTGTGAAAGATACGATCAAACAAGTAGATGAGAACGGCGTCATCGTGGCAACACCGGACCGGCGAAGCTTGTGGGCGATACAAACGCCGCAGGCTTTTCGTCGTTCCCTGCTGCTTGAGGCGCATGAACGGGCCGAGGCGGAAGGCTTCCTGGGGACGGATGACGCCGTCGTCGTCGAACGCTTCGGCGGCGTGCCGGTGACCGTCGCGGAGGGCGAGTATACGAATATAAAAATTACAACGCCGGATGATCTGCCTTATGCGGAATTTTTACTTGCACAGCGGGAGGAGTAA
- a CDS encoding PIN/TRAM domain-containing protein gives MKRIIQTVGLLFGATAGAQLYDWMNVGALWTDSTYRTLQLSSGYYMNVGIGALSGVVLASVLAGPIMRGLEQGAQRVSALPTSEMLSGLGGLLGGLALSALLYPAVSGLTGAGLFIPVCMTLFFGYFGLRIGLSKREELTEQFASLMQQRTRPVAVEEGSSYEEHKILDTSVIIDGRIADICKTGFIEGTLVIPEFVLEELQHIADSSDLLKRNRGRRGLDILNKIQKELDVKVLIYEGDMEDGEVDSKLVKLAKVLKGKVVTNDFNLNKVCELQGVSVLNINDLANAVKPVVLPGEEIVVQVIKDGKEHGQGVAYLDDGTMIVVEGGRDYIGTTMEVLVTSVLQTSAGRMIFAKPKLLEKAL, from the coding sequence ATGAAACGAATCATTCAAACCGTCGGATTATTGTTTGGAGCCACGGCGGGCGCACAGTTGTACGACTGGATGAACGTCGGTGCGCTCTGGACGGATTCGACTTACAGAACGTTGCAGCTATCAAGCGGATATTACATGAATGTTGGTATTGGTGCGCTATCCGGCGTGGTGCTGGCTTCAGTGCTGGCGGGCCCCATTATGCGCGGACTGGAACAAGGAGCGCAGCGCGTATCGGCGCTTCCGACGAGTGAAATGCTGTCAGGTTTGGGGGGACTGCTCGGAGGCCTTGCGCTTTCGGCCCTGCTTTATCCGGCTGTATCGGGCTTGACCGGTGCGGGTCTTTTTATACCGGTATGCATGACGCTATTTTTCGGGTATTTCGGACTTAGAATCGGGCTTAGCAAACGGGAAGAGCTTACAGAACAGTTCGCCAGCCTGATGCAGCAGCGGACAAGACCGGTTGCAGTGGAGGAAGGGAGCAGCTACGAGGAGCATAAGATTCTCGATACGAGCGTTATTATCGACGGACGGATCGCCGACATTTGCAAAACGGGGTTTATCGAAGGCACGCTGGTTATCCCTGAGTTCGTTCTGGAGGAGCTGCAGCATATCGCGGACTCGTCGGATCTGCTCAAGCGCAACCGCGGCCGGCGCGGACTGGATATTCTGAACAAGATCCAGAAAGAGCTCGACGTGAAGGTGCTTATTTACGAGGGAGACATGGAGGACGGCGAAGTCGACAGCAAGCTCGTTAAGCTGGCCAAGGTGCTCAAGGGAAAAGTGGTTACGAATGATTTCAACCTGAATAAGGTTTGTGAGCTGCAGGGCGTCTCGGTGCTGAACATTAATGATCTGGCCAATGCCGTAAAGCCGGTCGTGCTCCCGGGTGAAGAAATCGTCGTACAGGTGATCAAGGACGGCAAGGAGCATGGGCAAGGCGTTGCTTACTTGGACGATGGCACGATGATCGTCGTTGAAGGCGGCCGGGATTATATCGGCACGACCATGGAAGTGCTCGTAACGAGCGTTCTGCAAACTTCTGCGGGACGAATGATTTTTGCCAAGCCGAAGCTGTTGGAAAAAGCGCTGTAA